A stretch of Aerococcus christensenii DNA encodes these proteins:
- a CDS encoding CopG family transcriptional regulator → MTSSKMGRPKAKNPLNVDIKVRIDEHINKQLLEYCKKHNITRAEAVRRGIHLVLKSE, encoded by the coding sequence TTGACTAGTTCCAAAATGGGTAGACCCAAAGCTAAAAATCCTTTAAATGTTGATATAAAAGTTCGTATAGATGAACATATCAACAAACAACTTCTTGAATATTGCAAAAAGCACAATATCACCAGAGCAGAAGCTGTAAGAAGGGGAATTCATTTAGTTTTGAAGTCTGAATAA
- a CDS encoding helix-turn-helix domain-containing protein, translating into MEVNKKDLGTRIKRIRVSKKQTLESFADSIKNITGLKTGKSNVSKWERGENIPNDMTLQAIADLGGISVDELMYGNKEEFIESLIYSYIFSYVEKNKGKEECRYILEQPFKFAKSVKNDFMDLFTKEDWFSNKSGLDNFSYSQLKNNVLEFVNDELANSFIILNNKQLIEKFYFPILDLYCEIEDIKYCSQKLPDDVDKDLVNQLQAILSNTKMLLSLLWEKYEKDDQQFIIESKLEEEQNNKI; encoded by the coding sequence ATGGAAGTTAATAAAAAAGATCTAGGAACTAGAATAAAAAGAATTAGAGTTTCTAAAAAGCAAACGTTAGAAAGCTTCGCCGATAGTATAAAAAATATAACGGGATTAAAGACGGGGAAAAGTAATGTTTCAAAGTGGGAAAGAGGCGAAAATATTCCTAATGATATGACTTTACAGGCAATAGCGGACTTAGGTGGTATCTCGGTGGATGAATTGATGTATGGCAATAAAGAAGAATTTATTGAATCTCTTATTTACTCTTATATTTTCTCTTATGTAGAGAAAAACAAAGGAAAAGAAGAATGTCGCTATATTCTTGAACAGCCTTTTAAATTTGCAAAATCAGTAAAAAATGACTTTATGGACTTATTTACTAAAGAAGACTGGTTTAGCAACAAAAGCGGGCTTGATAATTTTAGTTATAGTCAACTAAAAAATAATGTGTTGGAATTTGTTAATGATGAATTAGCTAATAGTTTTATAATCCTTAATAATAAACAACTCATAGAGAAATTTTATTTTCCAATTCTTGACTTATACTGTGAAATTGAAGATATAAAATATTGTTCTCAAAAATTGCCCGATGATGTAGATAAAGACTTAGTGAACCAACTTCAAGCTATATTGTCCAATACTAAAATGCTGTTAAGCCTTTTGTGGGAAAAATATGAAAAAGATGATCAGCAATTTATCATAGAGTCTAAATTGGAAGAAGAACAGAACAACAAAATTTAA
- a CDS encoding ArpU family phage packaging/lysis transcriptional regulator, giving the protein MLDLINEKQTIANVTAFLKEYATIKRLSGIIGTVTANYSFIPSSVPSSSDGSMFRILERREKAQNQIKAIHEAFELLSEEGKELLRLKFTIEPKMTDENIAYRLGFSSASYYRLLKKYKIQFAEAYKGGELLAFKE; this is encoded by the coding sequence ATGCTAGATCTTATCAACGAAAAGCAAACAATCGCAAACGTCACCGCATTTTTAAAAGAGTATGCTACTATAAAGCGCTTATCAGGAATTATTGGAACCGTAACGGCTAATTACAGTTTTATACCTTCATCCGTTCCTTCTTCTTCTGATGGTTCTATGTTTCGGATATTAGAAAGACGAGAAAAAGCTCAAAACCAAATAAAAGCTATTCATGAAGCATTTGAATTACTAAGCGAAGAGGGAAAAGAATTGTTGCGCTTAAAATTCACAATAGAGCCAAAGATGACCGATGAAAACATAGCTTATAGGCTAGGGTTTTCTAGTGCATCTTATTATCGGTTACTTAAAAAGTATAAAATCCAATTTGCAGAAGCTTATAAAGGGGGTGAATTACTGGCTTTTAAAGAATAG
- a CDS encoding type II toxin-antitoxin system mRNA interferase toxin, RelE/StbE family, translating to MSLTYRVLFRNSAKKELKKLKDKQLLKLISYEIFQVIAKNPYNGDRKKGGLKDIYTQPIHYQKSQYRIAYTIQEEAVTVEIIQVGSRENFYKELTRKIP from the coding sequence GTGAGTTTAACTTATAGAGTCCTCTTCAGAAATAGCGCTAAAAAAGAACTCAAAAAGCTGAAAGATAAGCAATTGCTGAAATTAATTAGTTATGAAATTTTCCAAGTTATTGCTAAAAATCCTTATAACGGAGATAGGAAAAAGGGCGGTTTAAAAGATATTTATACTCAGCCTATTCACTATCAAAAATCTCAATATAGAATTGCGTATACGATACAAGAAGAGGCCGTAACAGTAGAAATTATTCAAGTCGGAAGTCGTGAGAATTTCTACAAGGAATTAACGAGAAAGATACCCTAG
- a CDS encoding helix-turn-helix domain-containing protein translates to MPLTLELPDQFYKELQESMKACYIHAVEEARRDVAITKDYLTIQEAIKLYGVSRNTFTKWTGLGLPFYKVEGKQFYSRKEINNFIKDHQSNEKSLLK, encoded by the coding sequence ATGCCACTAACATTGGAACTGCCAGATCAATTTTATAAAGAGCTTCAAGAAAGTATGAAGGCTTGCTACATTCACGCCGTAGAAGAAGCAAGAAGAGACGTGGCTATCACTAAAGATTACTTGACTATTCAAGAAGCTATCAAGTTATACGGTGTAAGTCGAAATACTTTTACAAAGTGGACGGGGCTAGGACTGCCCTTTTACAAGGTGGAAGGCAAGCAATTTTATAGCCGTAAAGAAATCAATAACTTTATTAAAGACCATCAAAGCAATGAAAAAAGCTTGCTAAAATAG
- a CDS encoding BRO-N domain-containing protein translates to MKQSEIFNFEDKEVSTVIIDDEPHFNLNDCFEILEISNMKS, encoded by the coding sequence ATGAAACAATCAGAGATATTTAACTTTGAAGATAAAGAGGTTAGCACTGTAATTATTGATGATGAACCTCATTTTAATTTGAACGATTGTTTTGAGATTTTAGAGATATCCAACATGAAAAGCTAA
- a CDS encoding ATP-binding protein, with protein sequence MTNDFIHWLPKETRKKLRGRDIQVETENAKKKILADHDIQKFLKDYKPVLDDDSINKSLTTFNGYTTFQRDPRYIPALFIVNGLVTLELALNPEFQERKLKEAWKRKLDLFTLSIDNQLATLEDYDQSELGRQQAFAYCNNLIKNYRPNQKQVGIWLVGSFGIGKTYLLSATAKELNSRQGVGVTMIECAELIEGYFNQMKKDSSRLDSYLNKFKLVDCLIIDDIGAESYNAYALSGILYPIINFRYKKNKLTCFTSNLTKLDYCRYLLKSPKNGKEDVKRLLERIDGLATEVQAIGVNRREKH encoded by the coding sequence ATGACAAATGACTTTATACACTGGTTGCCTAAAGAGACACGCAAAAAGTTGAGAGGAAGAGATATACAAGTAGAGACGGAAAACGCTAAAAAAAAGATATTAGCTGATCACGATATTCAAAAATTTTTGAAAGACTATAAGCCAGTTTTGGATGATGATTCAATAAACAAAAGCCTTACAACTTTTAACGGCTATACGACTTTTCAAAGAGATCCCCGCTACATTCCGGCTCTTTTTATAGTTAATGGGCTGGTTACGCTAGAGCTAGCGTTGAACCCAGAGTTTCAAGAAAGAAAATTAAAAGAAGCATGGAAAAGAAAGCTAGACCTTTTCACTTTGAGCATAGATAATCAACTGGCGACTCTTGAAGACTATGACCAAAGCGAATTAGGACGACAACAAGCATTCGCTTATTGCAACAACCTTATTAAAAACTATCGTCCTAATCAAAAACAAGTAGGTATATGGCTGGTTGGAAGTTTTGGAATTGGAAAGACATACCTACTAAGTGCAACTGCTAAAGAGCTGAATTCACGGCAAGGTGTAGGAGTAACCATGATTGAATGCGCCGAGCTGATAGAGGGCTATTTTAACCAAATGAAGAAGGACAGTAGCCGACTAGATAGCTACTTAAATAAATTCAAGCTTGTAGATTGCTTGATCATTGATGACATAGGCGCAGAATCTTATAATGCCTACGCTTTAAGTGGAATCTTATATCCAATCATTAACTTTCGATACAAGAAAAATAAACTAACTTGTTTCACATCCAATCTGACAAAGCTGGACTATTGCAGATATTTATTAAAATCCCCTAAAAACGGGAAAGAAGACGTTAAGCGTTTACTAGAAAGGATCGACGGATTAGCCACAGAAGTTCAAGCCATCGGAGTTAACAGACGGGAAAAACATTAG
- a CDS encoding helix-turn-helix transcriptional regulator: protein MQMVKPMRKFMGLTQSDMAKKLNISRQSYYLKENEKTPFTDKEKAVIKKTFNAAFPNATIDDIFFSTNVSKVEIY from the coding sequence ATGCAAATGGTAAAGCCAATGCGTAAATTTATGGGGCTTACTCAGTCAGATATGGCAAAAAAATTAAATATTTCTAGACAATCCTATTACTTGAAAGAAAACGAAAAAACGCCATTTACCGACAAAGAAAAAGCAGTGATAAAGAAAACATTCAATGCTGCGTTCCCTAACGCTACTATTGACGATATTTTTTTTAGCACAAATGTGTCGAAAGTTGAAATTTATTGA